A single region of the Coregonus clupeaformis isolate EN_2021a chromosome 16, ASM2061545v1, whole genome shotgun sequence genome encodes:
- the dok2 gene encoding docking protein 2 isoform X2 produces MEEDIRKKGMLYLQQQRFGKKWKKVWSILYRESTCSISRLEFFEYKDGASTLEKSDKSLRKQQESKKVIKLSDCIRVSEVDIEGSPKDCGQFHVETADKLFVFAAEMVELDDWTQKLCEIAFPMNWGEKGGMRRSSMQRSKADPAEMGMEDNSLYSRRDSVKDFRVVVRRTEAAERCKLRGPCVLRTDFDSLLLKEPKSGEVLFSWPYRFLRRFGRDKVTFSFEAGRRCDSGEGSFEFDTKQGNMLFQALESAINLQRSAGQPLRQASGGQEMDPGPRLQPAGEPGVYSTINEALQRGGSSPPHLAHAKLEAPTEKLLTGVKSLTLDTRGIPCKNQVKNISSCPLMNSKSQTYSEITMPLERREQEDKPSLSLSAGPNHSSEDSDYSLPFDTIAKNLMADILLSVHLPPGVEPQGSERSGCQEDDAPDPLYDSIDESAIRSGLSRSKGTKVSYTKAEHIYDEPEGCAAAVALEPNCPTSVYDDPEEVGGHAWKIMGTIADPNGHEYPYNPHVDDYAVPMLPKRAFPPDTLQHEEEENSPYDNVRVKMN; encoded by the exons AAATGGAAAAAGGTCTGGTCGATCCTGTACAGGGAGAGTACCTGCTCCATCTCACGCTTAGAGTTCTTTGAATACAAAGATGGTGCGAGCACCCTGGAGAAATCAGACAAAAGCCTCCGCAAGCAGCAGGAGAGCAAGAAGGTGATCAAGCTAAGCGACTGTATCCGGGTGTCAGAGGTGGACATTGAGGGCTCCCCGAAAGACTGTGGCCAGTTCCATGTGGAGACAGCAGACAAACTTTTTGTGTTTGCTGCGGAGATGGTCGAGCTGGACGACTGGACACAGAAACTTTGTGAAATTGCATTCCCT ATGAACTGGGGTGAGAAAGGAGGGATGAGGCGTAGCAGTATGCAGCGATCAAAGGCAGATCCTGCAGAAATGGGGATGGAGGACAACTCTCTGTACAGCAGAAGAGACAGTG TGAAGGACTTCAGGGTGGTGGTGAGGAGGACGGAGGCAGCAGAGCGCTGCAAGCTGAGAGGCCCCTGTGTTCTACGGACAGACTTCGACAGCCTCCTCCTCAAAGAGCCCAAATCAGGAGAGGTTCTCTTCAGCTGGCCCTACCGCTTCCTCCGGAGGTTCGGACGGGACAAG GTGACGTTTTCCTTTGAAGCGGGACGCAGATGTGACTCTGGCGAAGGTAGCTTTGAGTTTGACACCAAACAGGGCAACATGCTGTTCCAAGCCCTGGAGTCCGCCATCAACCTCCAGAGGAGTGCAGGCCAACCCCTCCGACAGGCCTCAGGAGGCCAGGAGATGGACCCTGGGCCCAGGCTCCAGCCAGCAGGGGAGCCGGGTGTTTACAGCACCATCAATGAGGCCCTGCAGAGAGGCGGCTCCTCTCCCCCACACCTAGCCCATGCCAAATTGGAGGCCCCCACGGAAAAACTCCTCACTGGGGTCAAGAGCCTGACACTGGACACCAGAGGCATTCCCTGCAAGAACCAGGTGAAGAACATCTCCAGCTGCCCTTTGATGAACAGCAAGAGTCAGACCTACTCGGAGATCACCATGCCTCTGGAGAGGAGGGAGCAGGAGGATAAGCCCTCCCTCAGCCTCAGCGCTGGACCCAACCACTCCTCCGAGGACTCAGACTACTCCCTCCCCTTTGACACCATTGCCAAGAACCTGATGGCGGACATACTGCTTAGTGTCCACCTCCCCCCGGGGGTGGAGCCGCAGGGCTCTGAGAGGTCAGGCTGCCAGGAGGACGATGCTCCAGATCCTCTCTACGACAGCATTGATGAGTCGGCCATCCGATCAGGCCTGAGCAGGTCTAAGGGCACCAAAGTCAGCTACACCAAGGCAGAGCACATCTACGATGAACCGGAGGGCTGTGCTGCAGCTGTAGCTTTGGAGCCCAACTGCCCCACCTCTGTTTACGATGACCCCGAGGAGGTCGGAGGTCATGCCTGGAAAATCATGGGCACCATAGCTGACCCCAATGGCCATGAGTATCCATACAACCCTCACGTTGACGACTACGCTGTCCCCATGCTACCAAAAAGAGCTTTTCCGCCAGATACACTCCAACATGAAGAGGAGGAGAACTCTCCGTATGATAATGTGAGGGTGAAAATGAACTAA
- the dok2 gene encoding docking protein 2 isoform X1, with product MEEDIRKKGMLYLQQQRFGKKWKKVWSILYRESTCSISRLEFFEYKDGASTLEKSDKSLRKQQESKKVIKLSDCIRVSEVDIEGSPKDCGQFHVETADKLFVFAAEMVELDDWTQKLCEIAFPMNWGEKGGMRRSSMQRSKADPAEMGMEDNSLYSRRDSAVKDFRVVVRRTEAAERCKLRGPCVLRTDFDSLLLKEPKSGEVLFSWPYRFLRRFGRDKVTFSFEAGRRCDSGEGSFEFDTKQGNMLFQALESAINLQRSAGQPLRQASGGQEMDPGPRLQPAGEPGVYSTINEALQRGGSSPPHLAHAKLEAPTEKLLTGVKSLTLDTRGIPCKNQVKNISSCPLMNSKSQTYSEITMPLERREQEDKPSLSLSAGPNHSSEDSDYSLPFDTIAKNLMADILLSVHLPPGVEPQGSERSGCQEDDAPDPLYDSIDESAIRSGLSRSKGTKVSYTKAEHIYDEPEGCAAAVALEPNCPTSVYDDPEEVGGHAWKIMGTIADPNGHEYPYNPHVDDYAVPMLPKRAFPPDTLQHEEEENSPYDNVRVKMN from the exons AAATGGAAAAAGGTCTGGTCGATCCTGTACAGGGAGAGTACCTGCTCCATCTCACGCTTAGAGTTCTTTGAATACAAAGATGGTGCGAGCACCCTGGAGAAATCAGACAAAAGCCTCCGCAAGCAGCAGGAGAGCAAGAAGGTGATCAAGCTAAGCGACTGTATCCGGGTGTCAGAGGTGGACATTGAGGGCTCCCCGAAAGACTGTGGCCAGTTCCATGTGGAGACAGCAGACAAACTTTTTGTGTTTGCTGCGGAGATGGTCGAGCTGGACGACTGGACACAGAAACTTTGTGAAATTGCATTCCCT ATGAACTGGGGTGAGAAAGGAGGGATGAGGCGTAGCAGTATGCAGCGATCAAAGGCAGATCCTGCAGAAATGGGGATGGAGGACAACTCTCTGTACAGCAGAAGAGACAGTG CAGTGAAGGACTTCAGGGTGGTGGTGAGGAGGACGGAGGCAGCAGAGCGCTGCAAGCTGAGAGGCCCCTGTGTTCTACGGACAGACTTCGACAGCCTCCTCCTCAAAGAGCCCAAATCAGGAGAGGTTCTCTTCAGCTGGCCCTACCGCTTCCTCCGGAGGTTCGGACGGGACAAG GTGACGTTTTCCTTTGAAGCGGGACGCAGATGTGACTCTGGCGAAGGTAGCTTTGAGTTTGACACCAAACAGGGCAACATGCTGTTCCAAGCCCTGGAGTCCGCCATCAACCTCCAGAGGAGTGCAGGCCAACCCCTCCGACAGGCCTCAGGAGGCCAGGAGATGGACCCTGGGCCCAGGCTCCAGCCAGCAGGGGAGCCGGGTGTTTACAGCACCATCAATGAGGCCCTGCAGAGAGGCGGCTCCTCTCCCCCACACCTAGCCCATGCCAAATTGGAGGCCCCCACGGAAAAACTCCTCACTGGGGTCAAGAGCCTGACACTGGACACCAGAGGCATTCCCTGCAAGAACCAGGTGAAGAACATCTCCAGCTGCCCTTTGATGAACAGCAAGAGTCAGACCTACTCGGAGATCACCATGCCTCTGGAGAGGAGGGAGCAGGAGGATAAGCCCTCCCTCAGCCTCAGCGCTGGACCCAACCACTCCTCCGAGGACTCAGACTACTCCCTCCCCTTTGACACCATTGCCAAGAACCTGATGGCGGACATACTGCTTAGTGTCCACCTCCCCCCGGGGGTGGAGCCGCAGGGCTCTGAGAGGTCAGGCTGCCAGGAGGACGATGCTCCAGATCCTCTCTACGACAGCATTGATGAGTCGGCCATCCGATCAGGCCTGAGCAGGTCTAAGGGCACCAAAGTCAGCTACACCAAGGCAGAGCACATCTACGATGAACCGGAGGGCTGTGCTGCAGCTGTAGCTTTGGAGCCCAACTGCCCCACCTCTGTTTACGATGACCCCGAGGAGGTCGGAGGTCATGCCTGGAAAATCATGGGCACCATAGCTGACCCCAATGGCCATGAGTATCCATACAACCCTCACGTTGACGACTACGCTGTCCCCATGCTACCAAAAAGAGCTTTTCCGCCAGATACACTCCAACATGAAGAGGAGGAGAACTCTCCGTATGATAATGTGAGGGTGAAAATGAACTAA
- the dok2 gene encoding docking protein 2 isoform X3 — MEEDIRKKGMLYLQQQRFGKKWKKVWSILYRESTCSISRLEFFEYKDGASTLEKSDKSLRKQQESKKMNWGEKGGMRRSSMQRSKADPAEMGMEDNSLYSRRDSAVKDFRVVVRRTEAAERCKLRGPCVLRTDFDSLLLKEPKSGEVLFSWPYRFLRRFGRDKVTFSFEAGRRCDSGEGSFEFDTKQGNMLFQALESAINLQRSAGQPLRQASGGQEMDPGPRLQPAGEPGVYSTINEALQRGGSSPPHLAHAKLEAPTEKLLTGVKSLTLDTRGIPCKNQVKNISSCPLMNSKSQTYSEITMPLERREQEDKPSLSLSAGPNHSSEDSDYSLPFDTIAKNLMADILLSVHLPPGVEPQGSERSGCQEDDAPDPLYDSIDESAIRSGLSRSKGTKVSYTKAEHIYDEPEGCAAAVALEPNCPTSVYDDPEEVGGHAWKIMGTIADPNGHEYPYNPHVDDYAVPMLPKRAFPPDTLQHEEEENSPYDNVRVKMN, encoded by the exons AAATGGAAAAAGGTCTGGTCGATCCTGTACAGGGAGAGTACCTGCTCCATCTCACGCTTAGAGTTCTTTGAATACAAAGATGGTGCGAGCACCCTGGAGAAATCAGACAAAAGCCTCCGCAAGCAGCAGGAGAGCAAGAAG ATGAACTGGGGTGAGAAAGGAGGGATGAGGCGTAGCAGTATGCAGCGATCAAAGGCAGATCCTGCAGAAATGGGGATGGAGGACAACTCTCTGTACAGCAGAAGAGACAGTG CAGTGAAGGACTTCAGGGTGGTGGTGAGGAGGACGGAGGCAGCAGAGCGCTGCAAGCTGAGAGGCCCCTGTGTTCTACGGACAGACTTCGACAGCCTCCTCCTCAAAGAGCCCAAATCAGGAGAGGTTCTCTTCAGCTGGCCCTACCGCTTCCTCCGGAGGTTCGGACGGGACAAG GTGACGTTTTCCTTTGAAGCGGGACGCAGATGTGACTCTGGCGAAGGTAGCTTTGAGTTTGACACCAAACAGGGCAACATGCTGTTCCAAGCCCTGGAGTCCGCCATCAACCTCCAGAGGAGTGCAGGCCAACCCCTCCGACAGGCCTCAGGAGGCCAGGAGATGGACCCTGGGCCCAGGCTCCAGCCAGCAGGGGAGCCGGGTGTTTACAGCACCATCAATGAGGCCCTGCAGAGAGGCGGCTCCTCTCCCCCACACCTAGCCCATGCCAAATTGGAGGCCCCCACGGAAAAACTCCTCACTGGGGTCAAGAGCCTGACACTGGACACCAGAGGCATTCCCTGCAAGAACCAGGTGAAGAACATCTCCAGCTGCCCTTTGATGAACAGCAAGAGTCAGACCTACTCGGAGATCACCATGCCTCTGGAGAGGAGGGAGCAGGAGGATAAGCCCTCCCTCAGCCTCAGCGCTGGACCCAACCACTCCTCCGAGGACTCAGACTACTCCCTCCCCTTTGACACCATTGCCAAGAACCTGATGGCGGACATACTGCTTAGTGTCCACCTCCCCCCGGGGGTGGAGCCGCAGGGCTCTGAGAGGTCAGGCTGCCAGGAGGACGATGCTCCAGATCCTCTCTACGACAGCATTGATGAGTCGGCCATCCGATCAGGCCTGAGCAGGTCTAAGGGCACCAAAGTCAGCTACACCAAGGCAGAGCACATCTACGATGAACCGGAGGGCTGTGCTGCAGCTGTAGCTTTGGAGCCCAACTGCCCCACCTCTGTTTACGATGACCCCGAGGAGGTCGGAGGTCATGCCTGGAAAATCATGGGCACCATAGCTGACCCCAATGGCCATGAGTATCCATACAACCCTCACGTTGACGACTACGCTGTCCCCATGCTACCAAAAAGAGCTTTTCCGCCAGATACACTCCAACATGAAGAGGAGGAGAACTCTCCGTATGATAATGTGAGGGTGAAAATGAACTAA
- the kazald3 gene encoding kazal-type serine peptidase inhibitor domain 3, with the protein MPWEIILCGIMLLLNMRTCESFPNKFDDDIDKRIDPLHDVIDPLDYERIDDEFDRNVTACGECSPELCPEAQECRAGLILDSCGCCQECGNLEGQTCDIGDNNVFYGLCGTDLQCKIDDLDVGDGEVAEPQCVCQSQDALCGSDDRTYMNICQFKEAYFSNSSLKMKRKGPCKTVPIIKVPPQNLVNVTGSSMVFLCEVFAFPMALIEWKKDGKDIILPGDDPHISVQSRGGPLKYELSSWLQIEEAGLADAGTYRCVARNELGSISATAVLGVLGPEEMSVYLMENMTDILEYGHSEREYDEDYY; encoded by the exons ATGCCATGGGAAATAATACTTTGCGGAATTATGCTTTTGCTGAACATGAGAACGTGTGAAAGCTTCCCCAACAAATTTGATGATGACATTGACAAACGTATTGACCCATTACATGACGTTATCGATCCATTAGATTATGAGAGGATTGATGATGAGTTTGATAGGAATGTAACTGCTTGTGGTGAGTGCTCACCTGAGTTATGTCCCGAGGCACAAGAATGCAGGGCTGGGCTAATTTTGGACAGTTGTGGTTGCTGCCAAGAGTGTGGAAATCTAGAGGGACAGACGTGTGATATTGGCGACAATAATGTATTTTACGGTCTCTGTGGGACGGATCTTCAATGCAAAATTGACGATTTGGATGTTGGAGATGGGGAAGTTGCGGAGCCGCAATGTGTCTGTCAATCGCAAGATGCGCTTTGTGGTTCCGATGACAGAACATACATGAACATTTGTCAGTTTAAAGAAGCGTACTTCTCAAATTCATCACTCAAGATGAAGCGCAAAGGTCCATGCAAAACAG TGCCGATCATCAAGGTCCCACCCCAGAACCTGGTGAATGTTACGGGCAGTAGCATGGTGTTCCTCTGTGAGGTCTTTGCCTTTCCAATGGCACTGATTGAATGGAAGAAGGATGGCAAAGACATTATTCTTCCAGGAGATGACCCACACATATCTGTCCAG TCTCGAGGTGGTCCCCTGAAGTATGAGCTCTCCAGCTGGCTGCAGATCGAGGAAGCTGGCCTGGCTGATGCTGGCACCTACCGCTGTGTCGCTCGGAACGAGCTCGGCAGTATCTCTGCAACGGCTGTGTTAGGAGTTCTAGGTCCAG AGGAGATGTCCGTCTACTTGATGGAGAACATGACGGACATTTTGGAGTACGGCCACTCAGAGAGAGAGTATGATGAGGATTACTACTAG